Proteins from one Dermacentor variabilis isolate Ectoservices chromosome 1, ASM5094787v1, whole genome shotgun sequence genomic window:
- the LOC142579524 gene encoding uncharacterized protein LOC142579524 isoform X1, producing the protein MSTQDDDTVLGTMCEHLNDATRADKGTPLTRIQGILSQLPPSVRGRLGATTETIRLVKSPPGHRAKYQATCIELLREMANTSDPTPKEAVYRPGSDGIGNGLRGTIQAINLSHAYILFGEGNEEHAYFFIDNVDMSLLQPEKSLNDLFSVGDKVHFDAQPNPKPTSYTKWWATNVNKVQCAELVQVSDSRNEAFLSNNDIAELLLDPKEFFARRKLFGIKGAFFPNSKITGLVSAVEPNVMVLMPNTAAYSNGRKIRSLSELFKESAVLEDVDAFVDAIAVECDMWVAMFTWTGERPEHFPVEQSESAFHNGLALAMSEMPTGTGDLEAGDLGIFNTPPKFCSAPNIAHSIGVYPHSNLKAVNDNSAMCEVQEPEGCRNVEFFTFYKNVHVPLLGNFKNILRENDIIRIDMVGTVGGKVEVCCRFVLQGERPSNVHQTSPSESGPLLKARVVQQVIPVAPGKLSALPKRPITTLGSCHWQCYHEWEIHCSWAPPGA; encoded by the exons ATGTCCACACAGGATGATGACACTGTGTTGGGCACTATGTGTGAGCACCTCAACGACGCCACGAGAGCCGACAAAGGCACACCTCTCACCAGGATCCAAGGCATTCTTTCCCAACTTCCACCATCAGTCCGGGGCCGGTTAGGTGCAACAACTGAAACCATACGGTTGGTCAAAAGTCCGCCAGGCCACAGAGCCAAGTATCAGGCCACTTGTATAGAACTACTAAGAGAAATGGCAAATACGAGCGATCCCACGCCAAAGGAGGCAGTGTACCGACCAGGTAGTGACGGCATAGGAAATGGACTTCGTGGTACAATCCAAGCCATCAATCTAAGCCATGCATATATATTATTCGGTGAAGGCAATGAAGAGCATGCCTACTTTTTTATTGATAACGTTGACATGTCCCTGCTTCAGCCAGAAAAGAGCCTGAATGACCTGTTTAGTGTCGGGGACAAGGTTCACTTTGATGCCCAGCCAAATCCAAAGCCGACCAGCTACACCAAGTGGTGGGCCACCAATGTCAACAAAGTGCAATGTGCCGAACTTGTCCAGGTCAGCGACAGCAGAAACGAGGCTTTTCTATCCAACAACGATATCGCCGAGCTTCTGCTTGACCCAAAGGAGTTCTTTGCGCGGAGGAAGCTGTTTGGCATCAAAGGCGCATTCTTCCCGAACTCCAAGATTACGGGTCTGGTGTCTGCTGTTGAACCCAACGTCATGGTGCTAAtgccaaacacagcagcatactCCAACGGAAGGAAGATAAGGTCATTGAGTGAGCTGTTCAAGGAGAGTGCTGTCCTAGAAGATGTAGATGCCTTTGTAGACGCCATCGCAGTAGAATGCGACATGTGGGTAGCTATGTTCACGTGGACTGGTGAACGGCCCGAGCACTTCCCTGTCGAGCAGAGCGAAAGCGCGTTTCACAACGGCCTCGCTCTTGCCATGAGCGAAATGCCCACAGGCACTGGTGACCTGGAAGCGGGAGATCTCGGCATCTTCAACACACCTCCCAAGTTCTGCTCCGCTCCCAACATTGCCCATTCGATCGGGGTTTACCCGCACAGCAACCTCAAAGCTGTGAACGACAACAGCGCAATGTGCGAGGTGCAGGAGCCGGAGGGATGCAGGAATGTGGAGTTCTTCACATTCTACAAGAACGTGCACGTGCCCCTCCTAGGTAATTTCAAGAATATCCTCCGAGAAAACGACATCATTCGAATTGACATGGTCGGTACGGTTGGCGGGAAGGTAGAGGTGTGCTGCCGCTTTGTGTTGCAGGGCGAAAGGCCTTCAAACGTGCATCAAACGAGTCCCTCAGAGTCTGGCCCGCTGCTGAAGGCCAGGGTGGTGCAGCAAGTCATCCCTGTAGCACCTGGCAAGCTCAGCGCACTGCC TAAGCGGCCCATCACTACCCTCGGGTCCTGCCACTGGCAAT GCTACCATGAATGGGAAATCCACTGCAGCTGGGCCCCCCCTGGAGCCTAG
- the LOC142579524 gene encoding uncharacterized protein LOC142579524 isoform X3, with protein MSTQDDDTVLGTMCEHLNDATRADKGTPLTRIQGILSQLPPSVRGRLGATTETIRLVKSPPGHRAKYQATCIELLREMANTSDPTPKEAVYRPGSDGIGNGLRGTIQAINLSHAYILFGEGNEEHAYFFIDNVDMSLLQPEKSLNDLFSVGDKVHFDAQPNPKPTSYTKWWATNVNKVQCAELVQVSDSRNEAFLSNNDIAELLLDPKEFFARRKLFGIKGAFFPNSKITGLVSAVEPNVMVLMPNTAAYSNGRKIRSLSELFKESAVLEDVDAFVDAIAVECDMWVAMFTWTGERPEHFPVEQSESAFHNGLALAMSEMPTGTGDLEAGDLGIFNTPPKFCSAPNIAHSIGVYPHSNLKAVNDNSAMCEVQEPEGCRNVEFFTFYKNVHVPLLGRKAFKRASNESLRVWPAAEGQGGAASHPCSTWQAQRTAATMNGKSTAAGPPLEPSLCLLGQKGHTGASL; from the exons ATGTCCACACAGGATGATGACACTGTGTTGGGCACTATGTGTGAGCACCTCAACGACGCCACGAGAGCCGACAAAGGCACACCTCTCACCAGGATCCAAGGCATTCTTTCCCAACTTCCACCATCAGTCCGGGGCCGGTTAGGTGCAACAACTGAAACCATACGGTTGGTCAAAAGTCCGCCAGGCCACAGAGCCAAGTATCAGGCCACTTGTATAGAACTACTAAGAGAAATGGCAAATACGAGCGATCCCACGCCAAAGGAGGCAGTGTACCGACCAGGTAGTGACGGCATAGGAAATGGACTTCGTGGTACAATCCAAGCCATCAATCTAAGCCATGCATATATATTATTCGGTGAAGGCAATGAAGAGCATGCCTACTTTTTTATTGATAACGTTGACATGTCCCTGCTTCAGCCAGAAAAGAGCCTGAATGACCTGTTTAGTGTCGGGGACAAGGTTCACTTTGATGCCCAGCCAAATCCAAAGCCGACCAGCTACACCAAGTGGTGGGCCACCAATGTCAACAAAGTGCAATGTGCCGAACTTGTCCAGGTCAGCGACAGCAGAAACGAGGCTTTTCTATCCAACAACGATATCGCCGAGCTTCTGCTTGACCCAAAGGAGTTCTTTGCGCGGAGGAAGCTGTTTGGCATCAAAGGCGCATTCTTCCCGAACTCCAAGATTACGGGTCTGGTGTCTGCTGTTGAACCCAACGTCATGGTGCTAAtgccaaacacagcagcatactCCAACGGAAGGAAGATAAGGTCATTGAGTGAGCTGTTCAAGGAGAGTGCTGTCCTAGAAGATGTAGATGCCTTTGTAGACGCCATCGCAGTAGAATGCGACATGTGGGTAGCTATGTTCACGTGGACTGGTGAACGGCCCGAGCACTTCCCTGTCGAGCAGAGCGAAAGCGCGTTTCACAACGGCCTCGCTCTTGCCATGAGCGAAATGCCCACAGGCACTGGTGACCTGGAAGCGGGAGATCTCGGCATCTTCAACACACCTCCCAAGTTCTGCTCCGCTCCCAACATTGCCCATTCGATCGGGGTTTACCCGCACAGCAACCTCAAAGCTGTGAACGACAACAGCGCAATGTGCGAGGTGCAGGAGCCGGAGGGATGCAGGAATGTGGAGTTCTTCACATTCTACAAGAACGTGCACGTGCCCCTCCTAG GGCGAAAGGCCTTCAAACGTGCATCAAACGAGTCCCTCAGAGTCTGGCCCGCTGCTGAAGGCCAGGGTGGTGCAGCAAGTCATCCCTGTAGCACCTGGCAAGCTCAGCGCACTGCC GCTACCATGAATGGGAAATCCACTGCAGCTGGGCCCCCCCTGGAGCCTAGTCTATGTCTTCTCGGGCAGAAAGGACACACTGGTGCAAGTCTTTGA
- the LOC142579524 gene encoding uncharacterized protein LOC142579524 isoform X2: protein MSTQDDDTVLGTMCEHLNDATRADKGTPLTRIQGILSQLPPSVRGRLGATTETIRLVKSPPGHRAKYQATCIELLREMANTSDPTPKEAVYRPGSDGIGNGLRGTIQAINLSHAYILFGEGNEEHAYFFIDNVDMSLLQPEKSLNDLFSVGDKVHFDAQPNPKPTSYTKWWATNVNKVQCAELVQVSDSRNEAFLSNNDIAELLLDPKEFFARRKLFGIKGAFFPNSKITGLVSAVEPNVMVLMPNTAAYSNGRKIRSLSELFKESAVLEDVDAFVDAIAVECDMWVAMFTWTGERPEHFPVEQSESAFHNGLALAMSEMPTGTGDLEAGDLGIFNTPPKFCSAPNIAHSIGVYPHSNLKAVNDNSAMCEVQEPEGCRNVEFFTFYKNVHVPLLGNFKNILRENDIIRIDMVGTVGGKVEVCCRFVLQGERPSNVHQTSPSESGPLLKARVVQQVIPVAPGKLSALPLP, encoded by the exons ATGTCCACACAGGATGATGACACTGTGTTGGGCACTATGTGTGAGCACCTCAACGACGCCACGAGAGCCGACAAAGGCACACCTCTCACCAGGATCCAAGGCATTCTTTCCCAACTTCCACCATCAGTCCGGGGCCGGTTAGGTGCAACAACTGAAACCATACGGTTGGTCAAAAGTCCGCCAGGCCACAGAGCCAAGTATCAGGCCACTTGTATAGAACTACTAAGAGAAATGGCAAATACGAGCGATCCCACGCCAAAGGAGGCAGTGTACCGACCAGGTAGTGACGGCATAGGAAATGGACTTCGTGGTACAATCCAAGCCATCAATCTAAGCCATGCATATATATTATTCGGTGAAGGCAATGAAGAGCATGCCTACTTTTTTATTGATAACGTTGACATGTCCCTGCTTCAGCCAGAAAAGAGCCTGAATGACCTGTTTAGTGTCGGGGACAAGGTTCACTTTGATGCCCAGCCAAATCCAAAGCCGACCAGCTACACCAAGTGGTGGGCCACCAATGTCAACAAAGTGCAATGTGCCGAACTTGTCCAGGTCAGCGACAGCAGAAACGAGGCTTTTCTATCCAACAACGATATCGCCGAGCTTCTGCTTGACCCAAAGGAGTTCTTTGCGCGGAGGAAGCTGTTTGGCATCAAAGGCGCATTCTTCCCGAACTCCAAGATTACGGGTCTGGTGTCTGCTGTTGAACCCAACGTCATGGTGCTAAtgccaaacacagcagcatactCCAACGGAAGGAAGATAAGGTCATTGAGTGAGCTGTTCAAGGAGAGTGCTGTCCTAGAAGATGTAGATGCCTTTGTAGACGCCATCGCAGTAGAATGCGACATGTGGGTAGCTATGTTCACGTGGACTGGTGAACGGCCCGAGCACTTCCCTGTCGAGCAGAGCGAAAGCGCGTTTCACAACGGCCTCGCTCTTGCCATGAGCGAAATGCCCACAGGCACTGGTGACCTGGAAGCGGGAGATCTCGGCATCTTCAACACACCTCCCAAGTTCTGCTCCGCTCCCAACATTGCCCATTCGATCGGGGTTTACCCGCACAGCAACCTCAAAGCTGTGAACGACAACAGCGCAATGTGCGAGGTGCAGGAGCCGGAGGGATGCAGGAATGTGGAGTTCTTCACATTCTACAAGAACGTGCACGTGCCCCTCCTAGGTAATTTCAAGAATATCCTCCGAGAAAACGACATCATTCGAATTGACATGGTCGGTACGGTTGGCGGGAAGGTAGAGGTGTGCTGCCGCTTTGTGTTGCAGGGCGAAAGGCCTTCAAACGTGCATCAAACGAGTCCCTCAGAGTCTGGCCCGCTGCTGAAGGCCAGGGTGGTGCAGCAAGTCATCCCTGTAGCACCTGGCAAGCTCAGCGCACTGCC GCTACCATGA
- the LOC142579524 gene encoding uncharacterized protein LOC142579524 isoform X4, which yields MSTQDDDTVLGTMCEHLNDATRADKGTPLTRIQGILSQLPPSVRGRLGATTETIRLVKSPPGHRAKYQATCIELLREMANTSDPTPKEAVYRPGSDGIGNGLRGTIQAINLSHAYILFGEGNEEHAYFFIDNVDMSLLQPEKSLNDLFSVGDKVHFDAQPNPKPTSYTKWWATNVNKVQCAELVQVSDSRNEAFLSNNDIAELLLDPKEFFARRKLFGIKGAFFPNSKITGLVSAVEPNVMVLMPNTAAYSNGRKIRSLSELFKESAVLEDVDAFVDAIAVECDMWVAMFTWTGERPEHFPVEQSESAFHNGLALAMSEMPTGTGDLEAGDLGIFNTPPKFCSAPNIAHSIGVYPHSNLKAVNDNSAMCEVQEPEGCRNVEFFTFYKNVHVPLLGRKAFKRASNESLRVWPAAEGQGGAASHPCSTWQAQRTA from the exons ATGTCCACACAGGATGATGACACTGTGTTGGGCACTATGTGTGAGCACCTCAACGACGCCACGAGAGCCGACAAAGGCACACCTCTCACCAGGATCCAAGGCATTCTTTCCCAACTTCCACCATCAGTCCGGGGCCGGTTAGGTGCAACAACTGAAACCATACGGTTGGTCAAAAGTCCGCCAGGCCACAGAGCCAAGTATCAGGCCACTTGTATAGAACTACTAAGAGAAATGGCAAATACGAGCGATCCCACGCCAAAGGAGGCAGTGTACCGACCAGGTAGTGACGGCATAGGAAATGGACTTCGTGGTACAATCCAAGCCATCAATCTAAGCCATGCATATATATTATTCGGTGAAGGCAATGAAGAGCATGCCTACTTTTTTATTGATAACGTTGACATGTCCCTGCTTCAGCCAGAAAAGAGCCTGAATGACCTGTTTAGTGTCGGGGACAAGGTTCACTTTGATGCCCAGCCAAATCCAAAGCCGACCAGCTACACCAAGTGGTGGGCCACCAATGTCAACAAAGTGCAATGTGCCGAACTTGTCCAGGTCAGCGACAGCAGAAACGAGGCTTTTCTATCCAACAACGATATCGCCGAGCTTCTGCTTGACCCAAAGGAGTTCTTTGCGCGGAGGAAGCTGTTTGGCATCAAAGGCGCATTCTTCCCGAACTCCAAGATTACGGGTCTGGTGTCTGCTGTTGAACCCAACGTCATGGTGCTAAtgccaaacacagcagcatactCCAACGGAAGGAAGATAAGGTCATTGAGTGAGCTGTTCAAGGAGAGTGCTGTCCTAGAAGATGTAGATGCCTTTGTAGACGCCATCGCAGTAGAATGCGACATGTGGGTAGCTATGTTCACGTGGACTGGTGAACGGCCCGAGCACTTCCCTGTCGAGCAGAGCGAAAGCGCGTTTCACAACGGCCTCGCTCTTGCCATGAGCGAAATGCCCACAGGCACTGGTGACCTGGAAGCGGGAGATCTCGGCATCTTCAACACACCTCCCAAGTTCTGCTCCGCTCCCAACATTGCCCATTCGATCGGGGTTTACCCGCACAGCAACCTCAAAGCTGTGAACGACAACAGCGCAATGTGCGAGGTGCAGGAGCCGGAGGGATGCAGGAATGTGGAGTTCTTCACATTCTACAAGAACGTGCACGTGCCCCTCCTAG GGCGAAAGGCCTTCAAACGTGCATCAAACGAGTCCCTCAGAGTCTGGCCCGCTGCTGAAGGCCAGGGTGGTGCAGCAAGTCATCCCTGTAGCACCTGGCAAGCTCAGCGCACTGCC TAA